The Providencia sp. PROV188 genome includes a region encoding these proteins:
- the murI gene encoding glutamate racemase produces the protein MVIAPLEENISSQEATTSDNNLSVRPTILVFDSGVGGLSVYREVKKLIPNAHYIYAFDNEAFPYGEKSEEFIIDRVYQIVNAIAKKHPLTIAVIACNTASTVSLPNLRANFTFPIVGVVPAIKPATKLTRNGVVGLLATRGTVNREYTKELIERFATDCKVISLGSAELVQLAERKLHGEILPLDEVAQAVKPWIKMKEAPDTVILGCTHFPLIVEELEKVLPSGTRFIDSGAAIARRTVWLINNQAEVTDSNEEDFAYCLLMNESLQELRPVLEAEGFKSLQKLAI, from the coding sequence ATGGTTATCGCACCGCTGGAAGAGAATATTTCCTCACAGGAAGCTACAACTTCTGATAACAACCTATCTGTTCGCCCGACCATTCTGGTGTTTGACTCCGGAGTGGGCGGGTTATCTGTCTATCGTGAAGTCAAAAAACTGATCCCGAATGCGCACTATATATATGCATTCGATAATGAAGCCTTCCCTTACGGGGAGAAAAGTGAAGAGTTCATTATTGATAGGGTTTATCAAATCGTTAATGCCATCGCGAAAAAGCATCCTCTCACCATTGCCGTCATTGCGTGTAATACTGCAAGCACGGTGAGCTTACCTAACTTAAGAGCAAATTTTACTTTCCCAATTGTCGGTGTCGTTCCGGCGATTAAGCCCGCAACTAAACTGACGCGTAATGGTGTAGTTGGTTTGTTGGCAACTCGGGGTACAGTAAATCGTGAATACACAAAAGAGCTGATTGAGCGCTTTGCGACAGACTGCAAAGTCATCTCTTTAGGTTCAGCGGAACTCGTACAACTGGCAGAGAGAAAATTGCATGGTGAAATATTGCCGCTGGATGAAGTGGCTCAAGCCGTCAAACCGTGGATTAAAATGAAAGAGGCCCCAGATACGGTGATTCTTGGCTGCACTCATTTCCCTCTTATAGTAGAAGAGTTAGAAAAAGTACTTCCAAGCGGAACTCGATTCATTGATTCTGGTGCCGCGATTGCCAGAAGAACCGTTTGGCTCATCAATAATCAGGCTGAAGTTACGGATTCAAATGAAGAAGACTTCGCTTACTGCTTATTAATGAATGAGAGCTTACAAGAATTACGCCCTGTTCTTGAGGCGGAAGGCTTCAAATCGCTGCAAAAACTGGCTATTTAA
- the btuB gene encoding TonB-dependent vitamin B12 receptor BtuB produces the protein MNNNKSLSLSVAALAVLCGISSLASASSNSSDEMVVSANRFEQPISSILAPVTVVTREDIDHWQSNTVIDVLRRLPGVDVAQNGGIGQQSSLFIRGTESRHVLVLIDGVRLNQAGISGSSDMSQIPISLVQRIEYIRGARSAVYGSDAVGGVINIITRRNNEGTTLNAGIGSYGYQNYNGSTQQKIGENTTVTGAAAYTYTKGFDVEARGNTGGHPQPDKDGFLNKTLWLGVEHQFTPDVLAYARAYGYDNRTNYDASEFAGILADTRKLYSRTYETGVKYHQEKYSTSLMGSYSHVKDYNYDPRYGKYGKGSRVDDSKQYNVQWGNNYQFENGTVSAGIDYQKQTIEAGTSSLPNNESINNTGIYLTSQQAISAFTIEGAVRSEKHSEFGWHTTWQAGAGWEFIDGYQLIGSYATAYKAPNISQLYASAPYGNPDLKPEESKQWEGGMKGLTGPLNWQLVAYKNEITNLIDAKAETNWGWQNVGEATIKGIEWNGDMDTGIFHHQLTYQYTDPRDEKTNKVLIRRAKQQIKYQLDWNVANVDWGLTYQYIGSRYDKDFGQYDTSTGDYKRLKLGGVSLWDITAAYPITSHLTIRGKIANMFDKDYETAYGYRTAGREYFLTGSYNF, from the coding sequence ATGAATAATAACAAGTCGCTATCGCTTTCGGTGGCAGCTCTGGCAGTGTTGTGCGGTATTTCCTCTTTGGCAAGTGCAAGCTCTAATTCGTCAGATGAAATGGTGGTGTCTGCTAACCGTTTCGAGCAACCTATCTCTTCTATATTAGCGCCAGTCACTGTAGTGACCCGTGAAGATATTGATCATTGGCAGTCAAATACCGTGATTGATGTATTGAGACGCCTGCCGGGTGTGGATGTTGCACAAAATGGTGGAATAGGGCAACAAAGTTCCCTCTTTATTAGAGGAACAGAATCACGCCATGTTTTGGTTTTAATTGATGGTGTTCGTCTTAATCAAGCAGGGATTTCTGGTTCTTCAGATATGAGCCAAATTCCAATCTCGCTAGTGCAGCGTATTGAATATATTCGTGGCGCACGTTCAGCAGTTTATGGCTCTGATGCAGTGGGTGGTGTGATTAACATTATTACTCGCCGTAATAATGAAGGAACCACACTAAATGCTGGAATTGGTTCTTATGGCTATCAAAACTATAACGGTTCAACGCAACAAAAAATTGGTGAGAATACAACCGTTACGGGCGCGGCGGCTTATACATATACAAAAGGGTTTGATGTAGAGGCAAGAGGAAATACAGGAGGACATCCCCAGCCAGACAAGGATGGTTTTCTTAATAAAACATTATGGCTAGGTGTGGAACATCAATTTACTCCAGATGTTTTAGCTTATGCCAGAGCCTATGGGTACGATAATCGAACAAATTATGATGCCTCTGAGTTTGCTGGTATTTTGGCTGATACCCGCAAGCTATATAGCCGTACCTATGAAACTGGTGTTAAATATCATCAGGAGAAATACTCTACTTCATTAATGGGCAGTTATAGTCACGTTAAAGATTATAACTATGACCCAAGATATGGAAAATACGGTAAAGGTTCTCGTGTTGATGATTCGAAACAGTATAACGTTCAATGGGGAAATAATTACCAATTTGAAAATGGTACAGTTTCGGCTGGCATTGATTATCAAAAGCAAACCATTGAAGCGGGAACATCTTCATTACCAAACAATGAATCAATCAATAATACTGGAATCTATTTAACGTCTCAGCAAGCAATCTCTGCTTTCACTATTGAAGGCGCTGTAAGGTCTGAAAAACATTCAGAGTTTGGCTGGCATACAACATGGCAAGCAGGTGCTGGATGGGAATTCATTGATGGATATCAGCTAATAGGCTCTTATGCTACGGCTTATAAAGCACCAAACATTAGCCAACTATATGCTTCAGCGCCATATGGCAATCCAGACCTAAAGCCAGAAGAAAGCAAGCAATGGGAAGGTGGAATGAAAGGGCTCACAGGTCCTTTAAATTGGCAATTAGTTGCATATAAGAATGAAATTACCAATCTTATTGATGCGAAAGCCGAAACTAATTGGGGATGGCAAAATGTTGGTGAGGCGACAATAAAAGGTATCGAGTGGAACGGGGATATGGATACAGGCATATTCCACCATCAGCTTACATATCAATATACCGATCCTAGGGATGAGAAAACGAATAAAGTCTTAATTCGTCGAGCTAAGCAACAGATCAAATATCAACTAGATTGGAATGTTGCCAATGTAGATTGGGGGCTAACTTATCAATACATTGGCTCTAGATATGATAAAGACTTCGGTCAATATGACACTAGTACTGGTGACTATAAAAGATTAAAACTCGGTGGCGTTAGCCTTTGGGATATCACAGCCGCATATCCAATCACTTCACATCTCACAATTCGTGGTAAAATAGCTAATATGTTCGATAAAGACTATGAGACCGCGTATGGTTATCGCACCGCTGGAAGAGAATATTTCCTCACAGGAAGCTACAACTTCTGA
- the tuf gene encoding elongation factor Tu codes for MSKEKFERSKPHVNVGTIGHVDHGKTTLTAAITTVLAKTYGGNARAFDQIDNAPEEKARGITISTSHVEYDTPTRHYAHVDCPGHADYVKNMITGAAQMDGAILVVAATDGPMPQTREHILLGRQVGVPYIIVFLNKCDMVDDEELLELVEMEVRELLSQYDFPGDDTPVVRGSALKALEGNPEWEAKIVELAGYLDSYIPEPERAIDKPFLLPIEDVFSISGRGTVVTGRVERGIIKVGEEVEIVGIQATAKTTCTGVEMFRKLLDEGRAGENVGVLLRGTKREEIQRGQVLAKPGSIKPHTQFESEVYILSKDEGGRHTPFFKGYRPQFYFRTTDVTGTIELPEGVEMVMPGDNINMIVTLIHPIAMDDGLRFAIREGGRTVGAGVVAKIIA; via the coding sequence ATGTCTAAAGAAAAATTTGAACGTTCAAAACCGCACGTTAACGTTGGTACAATCGGCCACGTTGACCATGGTAAAACTACCCTGACAGCAGCAATCACTACTGTTCTGGCGAAAACTTACGGCGGTAACGCTCGTGCATTCGACCAAATCGATAACGCACCAGAAGAAAAAGCGCGTGGTATCACCATTTCTACTTCTCACGTAGAATACGATACTCCAACTCGCCACTACGCACACGTAGACTGCCCAGGTCACGCCGACTATGTTAAAAACATGATCACTGGTGCTGCGCAGATGGACGGTGCAATTCTGGTTGTTGCTGCGACTGATGGCCCAATGCCACAAACTCGTGAGCACATCCTGTTAGGTCGCCAAGTAGGTGTTCCTTACATCATCGTTTTCCTGAACAAATGTGACATGGTAGACGACGAAGAACTGTTAGAATTAGTTGAAATGGAAGTTCGTGAACTTCTGTCTCAATACGATTTCCCAGGCGACGACACTCCAGTTGTTCGCGGTTCAGCACTGAAAGCGCTGGAAGGCAACCCAGAGTGGGAAGCGAAAATTGTTGAATTAGCAGGCTACCTGGATTCTTACATCCCAGAACCAGAGCGTGCAATTGACAAGCCATTCCTGCTGCCAATCGAAGACGTATTCTCAATCTCTGGTCGTGGTACAGTAGTAACAGGCCGTGTTGAGCGTGGTATCATCAAAGTTGGTGAAGAAGTTGAAATCGTTGGTATCCAAGCAACGGCTAAGACGACTTGTACTGGCGTTGAAATGTTCCGTAAACTGCTGGACGAAGGTCGTGCGGGTGAGAACGTTGGTGTTCTGCTGCGTGGTACTAAGCGTGAAGAAATTCAACGTGGTCAAGTACTGGCTAAACCAGGTTCAATCAAGCCACACACTCAATTCGAATCAGAAGTTTATATTCTGAGCAAAGATGAAGGTGGTCGTCATACTCCATTCTTCAAAGGCTACCGTCCACAGTTCTACTTCCGTACAACTGACGTAACCGGTACTATCGAACTGCCAGAAGGCGTAGAGATGGTAATGCCAGGCGACAACATCAACATGATCGTGACTCTGATTCACCCAATCGCGATGGATGATGGTTTACGTTTCGCAATCCGTGAAGGTGGTCGTACTGTAGGTGCGGGTGTTGTTGCAAAAATCATTGCATAA
- the sthA gene encoding Si-specific NAD(P)(+) transhydrogenase translates to MQQHTHFDAIVIGSGPGGEGAAMGLVKQGKNVAVIERYNSVGGGCTHWGTIPSKALRHAVSRIIEFNQNPLYSDNSRSLRSSFSEILTHAETVISQQTRMREGFYERNGCQMFSGEATFVDDQHVSVRYADGSCDVLSADKIIIATGSRPYCPPDVDFTHSRIYNSDTILSLSHEPRHVIIYGAGVIGCEYASIFRGLGVKVDLINTRDHLLAFLDQEMSDALSYHFWNSGVVIRHNEEYEKIEGLDDGVIVHLKSGKKVKADCLLFANGRTGNTDNIGLANVGIEADGRGLVKVDHAYRTSNEHIYAVGDVIGYPSLASAAYDQGRIAARAITSGLGNAHLVEDIPTGIYTIPEISSVGKTEQELTAMKVPYEVGRAQFKHLARAQIAGMNVGSLKILFHRETLQILGIHCFGERAAEIIHIGQAIMEQKGEGNTIEYFINTTFNYPTMAEAFRVAALNGLNRLF, encoded by the coding sequence ATGCAACAACATACCCATTTTGATGCAATTGTCATTGGTTCCGGTCCTGGTGGTGAAGGTGCCGCTATGGGGCTGGTTAAACAAGGAAAAAACGTTGCTGTTATAGAACGTTATAACAGTGTCGGCGGCGGCTGTACCCACTGGGGTACGATTCCCTCTAAAGCCCTTCGTCATGCTGTTAGTCGCATTATCGAATTTAATCAAAACCCTCTATATAGTGATAATTCCCGCAGTTTACGCTCCTCTTTTTCTGAAATTCTTACTCATGCCGAAACCGTGATAAGTCAGCAAACTCGCATGCGTGAAGGGTTTTATGAACGCAATGGTTGCCAAATGTTTTCTGGTGAAGCAACTTTTGTTGATGATCAGCATGTTAGCGTGCGCTATGCAGATGGAAGTTGTGATGTCCTAAGTGCAGATAAGATTATCATTGCGACTGGATCACGACCTTATTGCCCGCCTGATGTTGATTTTACTCACTCCCGAATTTATAACAGCGATACCATTCTCAGCCTTTCCCACGAACCTCGCCATGTGATTATTTATGGTGCGGGTGTGATTGGTTGTGAGTACGCATCCATATTTCGTGGGTTAGGGGTCAAAGTCGATTTGATCAACACCCGCGATCACTTATTGGCATTCCTTGATCAAGAGATGTCTGATGCGTTGTCTTATCATTTCTGGAACAGTGGCGTGGTTATTCGTCACAACGAAGAATATGAAAAGATTGAAGGTTTAGATGATGGCGTTATTGTTCATCTTAAATCGGGCAAAAAAGTGAAAGCGGATTGCTTGCTGTTCGCGAACGGCCGTACTGGTAATACTGATAATATCGGTCTGGCGAATGTGGGAATCGAAGCGGATGGTCGCGGCTTAGTTAAAGTTGACCATGCTTATCGCACAAGTAATGAGCACATCTATGCTGTTGGTGATGTGATTGGCTATCCAAGCCTAGCTTCTGCGGCTTATGATCAAGGACGTATTGCGGCTCGCGCAATTACCTCTGGTTTAGGTAATGCCCATTTAGTTGAAGATATTCCGACGGGTATTTATACCATTCCAGAAATTAGTTCTGTGGGTAAAACAGAACAAGAATTGACGGCAATGAAAGTCCCTTATGAAGTCGGTCGTGCTCAGTTTAAACATTTAGCACGAGCACAGATTGCGGGCATGAATGTGGGTAGTTTGAAAATTCTCTTCCATAGAGAAACACTTCAAATTTTAGGTATTCACTGTTTCGGTGAGAGAGCGGCTGAGATTATTCATATCGGCCAAGCGATTATGGAACAAAAAGGTGAAGGGAATACCATCGAATACTTCATTAATACTACATTTAACTATCCAACCATGGCAGAAGCGTTCCGAGTTGCTGCATTGAATGGTCTAAATCGACTGTTTTAG
- the murB gene encoding UDP-N-acetylmuramate dehydrogenase, with translation MNLTAELKSLNSFGIDAKAIKVNIVQSADALYQQWTTAKNGNLPVLLLGGGSNVLFTEDFEGVVIVNRIKGIEITESADAWHVHASAGENWHQLLETLLHKGIYGAENLALIPGCVGSAPIQNIGAYGLELKDICEYVDILCLNTGRITRILAEECGFGYRDSIFKHEYQNSHAIISVGLIFAKEWSPKLTYGDLAKLDPNTVTPSDVFDTVCATRRSKLPDPAVTGNAGSFFKNPVVSGELAETIKASYPNCPQYAQADGNVKLAAGWLIDQCGLKGYELGGAAVHTQQALVLINRENATGKDIVELAKHVSHTVAQHFDIFLEPEVRFIGRNGEVNAMDCIQ, from the coding sequence ATGAACCTGACCGCCGAACTCAAATCACTTAATAGCTTCGGTATTGATGCCAAAGCTATTAAGGTGAATATTGTACAAAGCGCTGATGCGCTGTACCAACAGTGGACAACAGCAAAAAATGGCAATCTTCCAGTACTGCTATTAGGCGGGGGAAGCAATGTGTTATTTACTGAAGACTTTGAAGGTGTGGTCATTGTAAACAGAATTAAAGGTATCGAAATTACTGAGTCTGCAGATGCTTGGCATGTACACGCATCCGCGGGGGAAAACTGGCATCAACTACTTGAAACATTGCTTCATAAAGGAATATATGGCGCAGAGAATTTAGCGCTGATCCCTGGATGCGTAGGTTCTGCACCGATACAAAATATTGGAGCTTATGGCTTAGAGCTAAAAGATATTTGTGAATATGTGGATATCCTCTGCTTAAATACAGGTCGAATCACTCGAATCCTTGCTGAAGAATGCGGTTTTGGATATCGAGACAGCATCTTTAAACATGAATATCAGAATTCACATGCGATTATCAGCGTTGGATTGATTTTTGCTAAGGAATGGTCACCAAAGCTAACATATGGTGATTTAGCTAAGCTCGATCCTAATACTGTAACGCCTTCTGATGTGTTTGATACGGTATGTGCGACTCGCAGAAGTAAATTACCGGATCCCGCTGTAACAGGTAATGCTGGTAGTTTCTTTAAAAATCCGGTCGTCTCTGGTGAACTCGCGGAGACAATCAAAGCTAGCTATCCTAATTGTCCTCAATACGCTCAGGCAGATGGAAATGTGAAATTAGCGGCAGGTTGGTTGATTGACCAATGTGGCTTAAAAGGTTATGAACTAGGTGGTGCTGCAGTTCATACACAGCAAGCTTTGGTATTGATCAATAGAGAGAATGCGACAGGAAAAGATATTGTGGAGCTCGCTAAGCATGTCAGCCACACAGTTGCACAGCATTTCGATATATTTTTGGAGCCTGAAGTTCGTTTTATAGGACGAAATGGAGAGGTCAATGCGATGGACTGTATACAATGA
- the trmA gene encoding tRNA (uridine(54)-C5)-methyltransferase TrmA — protein MQNTLHTEDYELQLAEKVDRLKSLMAPYAAPEPEIYSSPTSHYRMRAEFRIWHEGDDLFHIMFDKETKERIRIESFPVASQLINDMMAELLPLLKRTELLRHKLFQIDYLSTLSNKLIVSLLYHKKLGDEWTGQAKQLKADLTAKGFDVQIIGRASKTKIMLDHDYVDEVLPVKGKNMIYRQVENSFTQPNAQVNIKMLEWAIDATQHSTGDLLELYCGNGNFSLALAQNFNRVLATEIAKPSVHAAQYNIEANKIDNVQIIRMSAEDFTQAMNGVREFNRLEGINLADYQCNTIFVDPPRSGLDDKTVQLVQEYDHILYISCNPETLCDNLAELTKTHKVEKLALFDQFPYTHHMESGVLLTRR, from the coding sequence ATGCAAAACACCTTGCACACCGAAGATTACGAACTGCAACTTGCAGAGAAAGTTGACCGTCTGAAGAGTTTGATGGCCCCTTATGCTGCGCCTGAACCTGAAATTTATTCATCTCCAACTTCCCATTATCGGATGCGTGCAGAATTTAGAATTTGGCACGAAGGTGATGACCTATTTCATATTATGTTTGATAAAGAGACCAAAGAACGCATTCGAATTGAGTCATTTCCAGTTGCTAGCCAGCTAATCAACGACATGATGGCTGAACTTCTGCCTTTATTAAAACGCACTGAACTACTGCGCCATAAATTATTCCAGATAGATTACTTATCGACGCTGAGTAATAAGCTGATTGTTTCTCTGCTTTATCATAAAAAATTAGGTGATGAATGGACGGGACAAGCCAAACAATTGAAAGCGGATTTAACGGCGAAAGGCTTTGATGTTCAAATTATTGGTCGCGCCTCTAAAACTAAAATTATGCTCGACCACGATTATGTTGATGAAGTTTTACCTGTAAAAGGGAAAAACATGATTTATCGCCAGGTGGAAAATAGTTTCACACAGCCAAACGCACAGGTGAATATTAAAATGTTAGAGTGGGCGATTGATGCGACTCAACATTCAACTGGCGATTTATTAGAGCTATATTGTGGTAATGGCAACTTTTCACTGGCGCTGGCTCAAAACTTCAATCGTGTTTTAGCAACTGAAATTGCCAAGCCTTCCGTGCATGCGGCGCAATACAATATAGAAGCGAACAAAATAGATAATGTGCAGATTATCCGAATGTCTGCGGAAGATTTTACTCAAGCCATGAATGGCGTTCGTGAGTTTAATCGTTTAGAAGGGATTAATTTAGCGGATTACCAGTGCAATACTATTTTTGTCGACCCACCACGCAGTGGCCTGGATGACAAAACTGTTCAGCTGGTTCAAGAATATGACCATATTCTGTATATCTCCTGTAACCCTGAAACGCTGTGCGATAATTTAGCGGAACTCACCAAAACCCATAAAGTCGAAAAACTGGCTTTATTTGACCAATTCCCATATACCCATCATATGGAAAGTGGTGTGTTACTCACTCGACGCTAA
- the fabR gene encoding HTH-type transcriptional repressor FabR, whose protein sequence is MSNTIGVRAKQKEKTRRSLVEAAFSQLSAERSFTSLSLREVAREAGIAPTSFYRHFKDVDELGLTMVDESGLMLRQLMRQARQRIAKGGSVIRTSVSTFMEFIGNNPNAFRLLLRERSGTSAEFRAAVAREIQHFIAELADYLELENRTPRYFTEMQAEAMVTIVFSAGAEALDIDEEKRRRLEERLVLQLRMIAKGAYYWYRREQEKQNDTDPDLTKE, encoded by the coding sequence GTGAGCAACACTATTGGCGTTAGAGCAAAACAAAAAGAAAAAACTCGTCGTTCACTCGTGGAAGCGGCATTTAGCCAATTAAGTGCAGAACGTAGTTTTACTAGCCTCAGCTTACGGGAAGTAGCTCGTGAAGCGGGCATCGCACCAACTTCGTTTTACCGTCACTTCAAAGATGTTGATGAGCTTGGGTTAACCATGGTTGATGAAAGCGGTTTGATGCTACGCCAACTGATGAGACAAGCGCGCCAACGTATTGCAAAAGGCGGGAGTGTGATCCGCACATCAGTCTCCACTTTTATGGAGTTTATTGGTAATAACCCTAACGCGTTTAGGTTACTATTGCGTGAGCGCTCAGGAACTTCTGCTGAATTTCGTGCTGCGGTCGCACGAGAAATCCAACATTTTATTGCAGAATTAGCGGATTATCTTGAATTAGAAAATCGTACGCCGCGTTATTTCACTGAAATGCAAGCCGAAGCCATGGTCACTATCGTGTTTAGTGCGGGTGCTGAAGCGCTTGATATTGATGAAGAAAAACGTCGACGCCTCGAAGAGCGGTTAGTGTTGCAACTACGTATGATAGCCAAAGGCGCTTATTACTGGTACCGCCGCGAGCAAGAAAAACAAAATGATACAGACCCTGACTTAACCAAAGAGTAA
- the coaA gene encoding type I pantothenate kinase, whose protein sequence is MKQKENFMTTPYLEFDREHWATLRDSVPLTLSSSELLELKGINEELSMDDVIEIYLPLSRLLNFYISSNLRRQAVLEQFLGTNGAKVPYIIGIAGSVAVGKSTTARLLQALLTRWPEHRKVDLITTDGFLYPNQVLRDKDIMKKKGFPQSYDMRKLVNFVSQIKSGARNVAAPVYSHLTYDIVPDQTQVIDQPDILILEGLNVLQSDMDYPQDPHHVFVSDFVDFSIYVDADPQLLKQWYIGRFLKFRQGAFSDPDSYFHNYSKLSEEEAINVASSIWDEINGLNLEENILPTKERASLIMTKGENHSIRNVRLRK, encoded by the coding sequence ATGAAACAAAAAGAAAATTTTATGACGACACCATATTTAGAGTTCGATAGAGAGCATTGGGCCACTTTGCGTGATTCTGTACCTCTAACATTATCATCAAGTGAGCTTCTTGAACTTAAAGGTATTAATGAAGAGCTCTCCATGGATGATGTCATCGAAATTTATCTTCCTCTTTCGCGTCTGCTGAACTTTTATATAAGTTCCAATTTGCGCCGTCAGGCGGTGTTAGAGCAATTTTTAGGGACTAATGGTGCAAAGGTACCCTATATCATTGGTATCGCTGGTAGTGTTGCTGTAGGAAAAAGCACTACCGCTCGTTTGCTACAAGCGCTACTAACCCGTTGGCCAGAACATCGAAAAGTTGATTTGATTACTACCGATGGCTTTTTATATCCAAACCAAGTCTTGCGCGACAAAGATATAATGAAGAAAAAAGGTTTTCCGCAATCTTACGATATGCGGAAGTTGGTTAACTTTGTTTCTCAAATCAAGTCAGGAGCGCGCAATGTTGCAGCACCTGTTTATTCGCATTTAACATACGATATTGTTCCTGATCAGACACAAGTTATCGACCAACCTGATATTTTAATATTAGAAGGGTTAAACGTCCTGCAAAGTGATATGGACTACCCTCAAGATCCTCACCATGTCTTTGTTTCTGATTTTGTTGATTTTTCCATTTATGTTGATGCTGACCCTCAATTACTGAAGCAATGGTATATCGGACGCTTTTTGAAATTTAGACAAGGTGCGTTTTCTGATCCCGATTCATATTTCCATAATTACTCTAAACTCAGTGAAGAAGAAGCTATCAATGTAGCGAGTTCAATTTGGGATGAGATTAATGGTTTAAATCTTGAAGAGAATATTTTGCCGACTAAAGAACGGGCAAGTTTAATTATGACTAAGGGTGAAAATCATTCTATTAGGAATGTACGCTTAAGAAAATAA
- a CDS encoding YijD family membrane protein: MTEHKNYERSTLLLSLVIGLSTHGTFSTLFNSLVEFSIFPIVTLILAVYCLHQRYLNQAMPMGLPKFVAGSFFLGMFGYAAILRVQHPDVGSNFIPATVIVIIALWMYTSWKARKKVLHEQALESETEH, translated from the coding sequence ATGACGGAACACAAGAATTATGAGAGGAGCACATTACTGCTATCTTTAGTAATTGGCTTATCGACTCACGGAACGTTCTCTACCCTGTTTAATTCCCTTGTGGAATTTTCTATCTTCCCAATCGTCACATTAATTTTAGCTGTTTACTGCTTACACCAGCGTTATTTAAATCAAGCCATGCCAATGGGATTACCAAAATTTGTCGCTGGCAGCTTTTTCTTAGGCATGTTTGGCTACGCAGCGATTTTACGCGTCCAACATCCTGATGTCGGTTCTAACTTTATCCCGGCCACGGTGATCGTCATTATTGCATTGTGGATGTACACCAGTTGGAAAGCACGTAAAAAAGTGCTACACGAACAAGCTCTCGAAAGCGAAACTGAACATTAA
- the birA gene encoding bifunctional biotin--[acetyl-CoA-carboxylase] ligase/biotin operon repressor BirA: MKEMSIPLQVIDILADGQIHSGEQLGERLGMTRAAINKHIKTLRSWGLDIQTVTSKGYQLPSQINLLSKERIEQYVTDSNVIVEPVIDSTNQYMLDRIPHLQSGDTCLAEYQSAGRGRRGRQWISPFGCNLYLSTYWKLEQGPAAAIGLSLVVGIVIAETLNKLCGNKVKVKWPNDLYMNDKKLAGILVELTGKTGDAAHIIIGVGINIGMSKNIIKKEETINQAWSALIDEIENIERNELAGNIINSLKESLCIFEKQGLEPFLSRWFELDNFLGRKVKLLIGNDIVVGVEKGINEQGALLLQKENGDIIPYIGGEISLRSNEN, encoded by the coding sequence ATGAAAGAGATGAGTATTCCATTACAGGTTATCGATATTTTGGCGGATGGACAAATTCATTCAGGAGAACAACTGGGTGAACGCTTAGGAATGACGAGAGCGGCAATTAACAAACATATTAAAACATTGCGCTCATGGGGTCTCGATATTCAAACAGTGACTAGCAAAGGATATCAGCTTCCTTCGCAAATTAACCTACTGAGTAAAGAACGCATTGAACAGTATGTTACTGACTCTAATGTTATAGTTGAACCGGTTATCGATTCAACTAACCAATATATGTTGGATCGAATCCCTCATCTGCAATCTGGGGATACTTGCTTAGCTGAATACCAAAGTGCGGGAAGAGGTCGTCGCGGGCGCCAATGGATTTCGCCATTCGGATGTAACCTTTACCTTTCAACATATTGGAAGTTAGAGCAAGGTCCTGCTGCTGCGATTGGTTTGAGCTTAGTTGTTGGTATTGTGATTGCTGAAACCTTAAATAAATTATGTGGAAATAAAGTCAAAGTTAAATGGCCTAATGACCTCTACATGAATGATAAGAAGCTTGCTGGAATTCTGGTTGAACTAACCGGTAAAACTGGTGATGCAGCGCATATTATTATTGGTGTTGGTATCAATATTGGTATGAGTAAAAATATCATTAAAAAAGAAGAAACAATAAATCAAGCTTGGTCTGCATTAATTGATGAAATTGAAAATATTGAGAGAAATGAGTTAGCTGGAAATATTATTAATTCATTAAAAGAATCATTATGTATATTTGAGAAACAAGGATTGGAACCATTTTTGTCTCGATGGTTTGAATTAGATAATTTTTTAGGACGCAAGGTTAAATTATTGATTGGTAATGATATTGTTGTAGGTGTTGAAAAGGGAATAAATGAGCAGGGCGCTCTGTTATTACAAAAAGAAAATGGAGACATTATCCCCTATATTGGCGGTGAAATATCATTAAGATCGAATGAAAATTAA